One Pyrofollis japonicus DNA window includes the following coding sequences:
- a CDS encoding replication factor C small subunit, whose amino-acid sequence MSSISELLWAEKYRPRSLDEIVNQEEIVKRLKKFVEEKNMPHLLFVGPPGTGKTTAAHALAHDLYGENYQQYMLELNASDERGIDTIRTKVKEFARSRTPPGIPFKIVLLDEADNMTADAQQALRRLMEMYTTTTRFILIANFPSKIIEPIQSRCAVFRFTPLKKEDVIARLKWICEQEKCQYTEEGLETIYEISEGDMRRAINILQAAAALGKVTPDVVYKVVGLAHPREIREMIKLALDGQFQKARDQLRQLMINYGLSGVDVIKQIHREIFSQELKLPEELRVMIADYAGEIQFRLVEGADDEIQLSAFLAWLTLLGQKLRGVGSA is encoded by the coding sequence ATGTCAAGTATATCTGAGTTATTATGGGCGGAAAAGTATAGGCCAAGAAGTTTAGACGAAATAGTTAATCAAGAGGAGATTGTGAAAAGGCTTAAGAAATTTGTTGAAGAAAAGAACATGCCTCATCTGCTCTTCGTTGGACCGCCGGGTACTGGTAAGACAACTGCTGCTCATGCGCTTGCGCACGATCTTTATGGAGAGAACTATCAACAGTATATGCTTGAACTCAATGCGAGCGACGAACGTGGTATAGACACTATAAGAACGAAGGTTAAAGAGTTTGCTCGTAGCAGGACACCGCCAGGCATCCCGTTTAAAATAGTGCTCCTTGATGAAGCCGACAATATGACTGCTGATGCCCAGCAAGCACTGAGAAGGCTTATGGAAATGTATACAACAACGACGCGATTCATACTGATAGCAAACTTTCCGAGCAAGATAATAGAGCCTATACAGTCTCGTTGCGCAGTCTTTAGGTTTACTCCTCTTAAGAAAGAAGATGTTATTGCTAGGTTAAAGTGGATATGTGAGCAAGAGAAGTGCCAGTATACGGAGGAGGGGCTTGAGACTATATACGAGATAAGTGAAGGCGATATGCGTAGGGCTATTAACATATTACAAGCTGCTGCAGCCTTAGGTAAAGTAACTCCTGATGTTGTTTACAAGGTTGTTGGACTCGCGCATCCACGCGAGATACGTGAAATGATAAAACTTGCACTTGATGGTCAGTTCCAAAAAGCTCGTGACCAGTTACGCCAATTAATGATAAACTATGGGCTTAGCGGAGTTGATGTAATTAAGCAGATACATAGAGAAATATTTAGCCAAGAGCTTAAGCTCCCTGAAGAGCTAAGAGTCATGATAGCAGATTACGCTGGTGAGATACAGTTCCGGCTTGTAGAAGGTGCTGACGACGAGATACAGCTAAGTGCATTCCTTGCTTGGCTAACACTGCTAGGTCAAAAACTGCGAGGGGTAGGATCAGCTTAG
- the moaC gene encoding cyclic pyranopterin monophosphate synthase MoaC: MKPRMVDISDKKIIYREAEAYGRIRLSEETIKLINEGKIEKGDPLQVAAIAGINAAKLTPYLLPMCHPIEITNVDIRCSIEDETHVGCRAKVKAIARTGVEMEALTAVTIALLNVWDMVKKYEKDEKGLYPRTRIEEIVVSSKIKKDLENLDR; the protein is encoded by the coding sequence ATGAAGCCACGAATGGTAGATATATCAGATAAAAAGATTATTTACCGTGAAGCAGAAGCTTATGGCAGAATTCGGCTTAGCGAAGAAACAATAAAACTAATAAATGAAGGAAAAATTGAAAAAGGTGATCCCCTCCAAGTTGCAGCAATTGCAGGCATAAATGCAGCAAAGCTAACGCCTTATTTGCTGCCCATGTGCCATCCTATTGAGATAACGAATGTCGATATAAGATGCTCTATAGAGGATGAGACACACGTAGGCTGCAGAGCTAAAGTGAAGGCTATTGCACGCACAGGTGTGGAAATGGAGGCACTAACTGCTGTGACAATAGCCCTACTGAATGTATGGGACATGGTTAAGAAATATGAGAAAGATGAGAAAGGACTATACCCGCGAACTAGAATCGAAGAGATAGTTGTTAGTTCTAAGATCAAGAAAGACTTAGAAAACTTAGATCGGTAA
- a CDS encoding replication factor C large subunit — MSHRIPWVIKYRPKKIADVVNQDQAKEKFIPWLRQWLQGRPPEKKAALFYGPAGVGKTSLVEAAAHEYGLELIEMNASDFRRKEDIERVAKIAATQMSLFGRRKIILLDEVDGISGTADKGGLDAILELIRVTRHPIVMTANDPWDQKLKPLRDASLMIPFNRLSERHIIQVLKRICAAERIECEDDALKLIAQRAEGDLRSAINDLQAIAEGYGRVTVDLVRNLVVSRDRQYTPWEMLRSLFMSKYAWQAKRAITHVDLDYDTILEWINENIPNQYTDLEDVWRAFESLARADIYLGRIKKTMSWDLLSYVFDLAGPGVALARKKSKFRWAKYSFPQKIMMLAKTKETREIREALAETIAKRIHTSKATVKREVLPYLMIIFRERPDYAARLALGYNLTDNMIKYLAGPMYNAVKEHINLLLLRAEKPATVSSHPTKPATYTVASEGEASSEYTSSSRRTAKRRTSRRRKRGGGTQTTLPI; from the coding sequence TTGAGTCATCGAATACCTTGGGTTATAAAGTATAGGCCTAAGAAGATAGCTGATGTAGTTAATCAAGACCAGGCTAAGGAAAAGTTCATTCCGTGGCTCCGTCAGTGGCTCCAAGGCCGCCCTCCCGAAAAGAAAGCAGCGCTCTTCTATGGACCTGCAGGCGTTGGTAAGACGAGCTTGGTGGAGGCGGCGGCACACGAGTATGGCTTAGAACTGATAGAAATGAATGCATCGGACTTCAGAAGAAAAGAAGATATAGAAAGAGTTGCAAAGATAGCTGCGACGCAAATGAGTCTCTTTGGAAGGCGAAAGATAATATTGCTTGACGAAGTTGACGGCATATCTGGGACAGCTGACAAGGGAGGCCTTGATGCCATACTTGAGCTAATTAGAGTAACAAGGCACCCAATAGTCATGACTGCTAATGATCCTTGGGATCAAAAGCTTAAGCCTCTTCGGGATGCGAGCTTAATGATACCTTTTAATAGACTTAGTGAACGCCATATAATCCAAGTATTGAAGCGCATATGCGCAGCAGAAAGAATCGAATGTGAAGATGATGCGCTAAAACTTATAGCGCAACGCGCTGAAGGAGATCTACGTTCCGCGATTAACGATTTGCAAGCAATCGCAGAAGGGTATGGAAGAGTAACAGTAGACCTAGTGAGAAACCTCGTAGTATCTCGTGACCGACAATATACGCCGTGGGAAATGCTTCGTAGCCTATTTATGTCAAAGTATGCATGGCAAGCAAAAAGAGCTATTACGCACGTTGATTTAGATTACGATACCATTCTTGAATGGATCAATGAAAATATTCCAAACCAGTATACAGACCTTGAGGACGTTTGGCGTGCCTTTGAATCGCTGGCACGAGCTGATATATACCTTGGAAGAATAAAGAAAACCATGTCATGGGATTTACTATCATACGTTTTTGACCTTGCAGGGCCTGGTGTAGCCCTTGCGCGCAAAAAGAGCAAGTTTAGATGGGCAAAGTACAGCTTTCCACAGAAGATAATGATGCTTGCAAAAACAAAAGAAACTCGTGAAATACGTGAGGCACTTGCTGAAACTATAGCTAAAAGAATTCACACATCTAAAGCAACTGTGAAACGAGAGGTATTACCATATTTAATGATCATATTCCGCGAGAGACCAGACTACGCAGCACGATTAGCGCTGGGCTACAACCTTACCGATAATATGATAAAATACCTTGCAGGGCCCATGTATAATGCAGTAAAGGAACATATCAACTTGCTCTTATTGCGTGCGGAAAAGCCCGCCACGGTATCATCTCATCCAACAAAGCCTGCTACTTATACAGTCGCATCTGAGGGAGAAGCATCTTCGGAGTACACATCATCGTCACGGCGAACAGCGAAAAGGAGAACAAGTAGACGCCGTAAAAGAGGGGGAGGTACGCAAACAACATTACCGATCTAA
- a CDS encoding helix-turn-helix domain-containing protein, with the protein MRDERNDFAEILGSKGKTKILLLLAKHGQLNITRIVRYSGLHYNLVKKHLEDLLSLGLVEEQRIGKIRIFSLKFDNPKVPLLLELIRSLEDI; encoded by the coding sequence ATGAGAGACGAGAGAAATGATTTTGCAGAAATCCTGGGAAGCAAGGGAAAGACCAAGATACTACTACTGCTTGCGAAACATGGACAATTAAACATAACAAGAATTGTGAGATACTCGGGTCTTCACTACAATCTCGTAAAAAAGCATCTTGAAGACCTCTTATCACTAGGACTCGTTGAAGAACAACGTATTGGCAAAATACGTATTTTTAGCTTAAAATTTGATAATCCCAAAGTGCCGCTACTCTTAGAGCTAATAAGATCGCTTGAAGATATATAA
- a CDS encoding mechanosensitive ion channel domain-containing protein: MKSLLSSLEQRNVISAILSEQIYRLLAISIYSIALIIITYIVTSVSVLLYFVLAVVIVILVANWHIIADVAAYYLLIAFRNVYQASLIELPRLGIRGRIVGSTLFHTRIRTPSGRLVYIPNHIMIAEPVIQAIAPQTVIPLEVSVNTPSGNKHSPIEVIESIVRQAIRDSKMSTRPQDAIIQIKSLEPSRTKIVVFIPVAGSEPRPSTINNIVSTLYQRLAELKPEIRVLYEAPPPA; the protein is encoded by the coding sequence ATGAAAAGTCTTTTATCTAGCCTTGAGCAAAGAAATGTTATATCAGCAATATTGTCCGAACAAATATATAGACTACTTGCAATATCTATATATAGTATTGCGCTTATAATCATAACGTATATCGTAACGTCTGTTAGTGTATTATTGTACTTCGTTCTTGCAGTAGTAATAGTAATACTTGTAGCTAATTGGCATATAATAGCTGATGTTGCGGCCTACTATCTGTTAATAGCCTTCAGAAACGTATACCAAGCATCCTTAATAGAACTCCCAAGACTAGGGATCCGAGGAAGAATAGTTGGTTCAACACTTTTCCATACAAGAATACGTACGCCAAGCGGACGCTTAGTATATATTCCTAATCACATTATGATAGCTGAGCCAGTGATTCAAGCCATAGCACCACAAACGGTAATACCATTGGAAGTTAGCGTCAATACACCTAGTGGTAACAAGCATTCGCCTATAGAAGTAATTGAATCAATAGTTCGCCAGGCAATTCGCGATTCAAAAATGTCGACACGGCCGCAAGATGCTATAATACAAATAAAAAGTCTTGAACCTTCAAGAACAAAGATTGTAGTCTTTATACCGGTTGCTGGAAGCGAGCCAAGACCTTCGACAATAAACAACATTGTCAGTACTCTCTATCAACGCCTTGCTGAGCTTAAGCCGGAAATCCGAGTACTATATGAAGCTCCACCTCCGGCATAG
- a CDS encoding DNA-directed RNA polymerase subunit K produces MSETRENIEEIKKKIEIGPAWLTRFERARVIGARALQITMGAPVLIDTSKLPRHVKEDPVLLAKAEFEAGILPMTIVRYTRGGRVQPIPLKWLLILDKLRVH; encoded by the coding sequence ATGAGCGAGACACGTGAGAATATCGAAGAGATTAAAAAGAAAATAGAGATTGGGCCTGCATGGTTAACACGCTTTGAAAGGGCACGTGTTATAGGCGCGCGTGCGCTACAAATCACTATGGGCGCGCCTGTCCTAATAGATACGTCAAAACTGCCTAGACATGTAAAAGAGGATCCTGTACTGCTTGCAAAAGCAGAATTTGAGGCGGGAATCTTACCAATGACAATAGTAAGGTATACCAGAGGAGGGCGTGTACAACCTATACCTCTTAAATGGCTCTTAATTTTAGATAAACTGCGCGTCCACTAG
- a CDS encoding chromatin protein Cren7, translating to MPKRKDPYVCPRCGTRVDQPVKTWQLVSPIPDSKGRITITVMGSFVCPNCGYKWRAVISKIKVGGEELEVEAGGKKAEIKGGEKKEEKTQGEIIEIDLDEV from the coding sequence ATGCCGAAAAGAAAGGACCCCTACGTTTGCCCAAGATGCGGAACCCGGGTAGATCAACCCGTTAAAACGTGGCAACTAGTATCGCCTATACCTGACTCAAAGGGGCGCATAACGATAACTGTAATGGGTAGCTTTGTTTGTCCAAACTGCGGCTATAAGTGGAGAGCAGTAATATCCAAGATAAAGGTTGGAGGCGAGGAACTCGAAGTAGAGGCTGGTGGAAAGAAAGCTGAAATCAAGGGTGGTGAGAAAAAAGAGGAAAAGACGCAGGGAGAGATTATTGAAATAGACTTAGATGAAGTGTAA
- a CDS encoding potassium channel family protein has protein sequence MRVLVVGAGKLGSLLAKRLSEKGHEVIVIDKDENRARQIAEQADVEAYARDATDPSVYEEVNIATVDAVLAVTNKDEVNLFIAMMAREYGVQRIIVKVRDSRIAQIASRIGIAEHVVVEPKVVGSVIEGVLEGKYSAVDLVPVFAGNYRLISITISEGSSVEGRLLEEIDYPREAARIISVFDGESFHDPGEIIRLRSGYQIIALVREDKLDEFIRAFK, from the coding sequence ATGCGGGTGCTTGTTGTAGGAGCTGGTAAGCTTGGCTCATTGTTAGCTAAACGGCTATCAGAAAAGGGCCATGAAGTAATAGTCATTGACAAGGACGAGAACCGAGCACGTCAAATAGCCGAGCAGGCCGATGTTGAAGCATATGCAAGAGATGCCACAGACCCCTCTGTATATGAGGAAGTTAACATAGCAACAGTTGATGCTGTGCTAGCTGTCACGAATAAAGATGAAGTAAACTTGTTCATAGCTATGATGGCAAGAGAGTATGGAGTGCAACGAATAATAGTAAAAGTAAGAGATAGTAGAATCGCACAAATAGCTTCACGCATTGGAATCGCAGAACATGTTGTCGTCGAACCTAAGGTTGTAGGATCTGTCATAGAAGGCGTTCTCGAGGGAAAATATAGTGCAGTAGACCTTGTCCCGGTCTTTGCCGGAAACTATCGTCTCATCTCAATTACCATAAGTGAAGGAAGCAGCGTTGAAGGACGGCTTCTGGAGGAAATAGATTATCCACGTGAAGCTGCAAGAATAATATCAGTATTTGATGGAGAAAGTTTTCATGACCCGGGTGAAATTATAAGACTGCGCTCCGGTTACCAGATAATTGCACTTGTTCGAGAGGATAAGCTAGACGAATTCATAAGAGCATTTAAATAA
- a CDS encoding ORC1-type DNA replication protein produces the protein MPSTRDLIESILERPSVFKSREKLYPEYVPPYLPHREEQLKALATYFRPVLLEPGTISQRVLLVGSIGTGKSATARRFGQDFKLLARQRGLRMEYVHINCHRDRTLYLVVQEIARQLRIPIPPRGLSAQEMFQLILKQLENKNMYAIITLDEFDYFIEVAGNDAVYFLVRTYDEHPELTKRISFMFITRGLTSLSRLDTATESYLIRNVVHFKPYTSSELFDILKYRSSEAFYEGTVGDDVLKYIAELVGADTGGSGNARLALEILLLAGNEADSEESPMVTIEHVRRAFTKTNPNLSVMINDVIKHLPLHEMLILLAIVRSLKATSEPYVRIGEVEEEYHRVCEEFKETPRKHTQVYEYIMDLKKRGIIEAKVSGKGYRGKSTLIGISIGPLDHLEKYIVELIEYLKGGQP, from the coding sequence ATGCCTTCAACACGTGACCTCATTGAAAGTATACTAGAACGGCCATCTGTATTCAAAAGCCGAGAGAAGCTATATCCGGAGTACGTGCCACCCTATCTACCTCATCGAGAAGAACAGCTCAAGGCCCTGGCAACTTATTTTAGACCAGTACTCCTTGAACCGGGTACTATATCGCAGCGAGTATTACTTGTAGGAAGCATTGGTACGGGAAAAAGCGCGACCGCACGGAGATTTGGACAAGACTTTAAGCTTCTGGCGCGGCAACGCGGCCTCAGAATGGAATACGTGCATATAAACTGTCATAGAGATAGGACTTTATATCTAGTAGTACAAGAGATAGCAAGGCAGCTAAGAATACCCATACCACCTAGAGGCTTATCTGCTCAAGAAATGTTCCAACTTATACTAAAGCAGCTTGAAAATAAAAATATGTATGCAATTATAACTCTAGACGAATTTGATTACTTTATTGAGGTTGCTGGAAACGACGCCGTCTACTTTCTTGTTAGAACATACGATGAGCACCCTGAACTAACAAAGAGAATTAGCTTTATGTTTATAACACGGGGATTAACGAGCCTAAGTAGACTTGATACTGCAACCGAGAGCTACCTAATTAGAAACGTCGTACATTTCAAACCATATACTAGCTCGGAACTCTTTGACATATTAAAGTATCGTAGCAGCGAAGCATTTTACGAAGGAACAGTGGGAGACGACGTACTTAAATACATAGCAGAACTTGTCGGCGCAGACACCGGTGGTAGTGGAAATGCGAGACTTGCGCTCGAGATACTCCTCCTAGCAGGCAACGAAGCAGATAGCGAGGAGTCACCAATGGTTACAATAGAGCACGTGCGAAGAGCATTCACTAAAACCAATCCCAATCTCTCTGTAATGATAAACGATGTTATAAAGCATCTTCCACTCCACGAAATGCTTATCCTTTTAGCCATAGTAAGATCGCTTAAGGCAACCTCAGAACCATATGTACGCATAGGCGAAGTTGAAGAAGAGTATCATAGAGTATGCGAAGAGTTCAAGGAAACACCAAGAAAGCATACCCAAGTATATGAATACATAATGGATCTTAAGAAAAGAGGAATAATAGAGGCCAAGGTTTCCGGCAAGGGATATAGAGGGAAGAGCACACTTATAGGAATAAGCATCGGCCCCTTAGACCATCTCGAAAAATACATTGTCGAACTAATTGAGTATCTAAAAGGAGGCCAACCATAA
- the eno gene encoding phosphopyruvate hydratase: MLPAETFEEYFIEAVRGRQIIDSRGNPTVEAEVFTRGGGFGRAAAPAGASKGLHEALELRDGGPEYGGKGVKRAVYNINYIIAPRLIGLDSREQRLIDLTMIKLDGTQNKSRLGANAIVAVSLAVAKAAANTAGLPLYAYLGGSAGTFVLPVPLMNIINGGAHAGNELAIQEFMIAPIGADTFSEALRIAIEVYQSLKLYLKEKYGPVAINVGDEGGFAPPMKETREALTALIEAIKRAGYEPGVDVVLGLDAAASHFYDKSSNTYHIDGKKLNPDDLLEYYISLVDEFPIRSIEDPFFEEDFGHHAELTRKIGSKVLIVGDDLYVTNLKRLEKGIDTKATNAALLKVNQIGTLTEAFDYAMAALQNSMKVIVSHRSGETEDTTISHIAVALRAGLIKTGAPARGERTAKYNELLRIEEELAGSAIYAGRKTYGNIVKIFTAALDLF; this comes from the coding sequence ATGCTTCCCGCCGAAACATTCGAAGAATACTTCATTGAAGCTGTTCGTGGTAGACAGATCATAGATTCGCGTGGAAATCCAACCGTTGAGGCTGAAGTGTTTACAAGAGGAGGGGGCTTTGGAAGAGCAGCTGCACCCGCAGGGGCCTCAAAGGGGCTCCATGAAGCTCTCGAGCTCAGAGATGGGGGGCCCGAGTATGGTGGTAAGGGGGTAAAGCGAGCGGTCTATAACATCAACTACATTATTGCTCCGCGCCTCATAGGGCTAGATTCTAGAGAGCAAAGACTAATTGACTTGACTATGATAAAGCTAGACGGTACACAGAACAAGTCTAGGCTGGGCGCGAACGCCATTGTCGCTGTCTCTCTTGCAGTTGCAAAAGCTGCTGCCAACACAGCTGGATTACCACTTTATGCGTATCTAGGCGGAAGTGCAGGAACTTTCGTCCTACCAGTCCCACTAATGAATATAATTAATGGAGGCGCCCATGCCGGCAATGAGCTTGCAATACAAGAGTTCATGATTGCGCCAATAGGAGCAGATACTTTCAGTGAAGCTTTGAGAATAGCTATTGAGGTTTATCAGTCTCTGAAGCTATATCTTAAGGAAAAATATGGACCCGTGGCAATAAACGTTGGAGATGAAGGCGGTTTTGCACCACCCATGAAAGAGACGAGGGAGGCGCTTACAGCTCTTATTGAAGCAATAAAGAGGGCCGGCTATGAACCCGGCGTCGATGTAGTTCTTGGCCTGGATGCTGCCGCATCCCATTTCTACGATAAATCGTCAAATACCTACCATATAGACGGGAAAAAGCTCAATCCTGATGACCTCTTAGAATACTATATTAGTTTAGTGGACGAATTTCCCATAAGAAGTATAGAGGACCCCTTCTTCGAGGAGGACTTTGGGCATCACGCTGAGCTGACACGAAAGATCGGTAGCAAAGTGCTTATTGTAGGTGATGACTTGTATGTTACTAATTTAAAGAGGCTCGAGAAAGGAATAGATACAAAGGCAACTAACGCAGCACTACTTAAGGTTAACCAAATAGGTACGCTAACTGAGGCATTCGACTATGCAATGGCCGCGTTACAGAACTCGATGAAGGTTATTGTGAGTCATCGCAGCGGTGAAACAGAGGATACAACTATATCGCACATCGCCGTCGCTTTAAGAGCGGGATTAATAAAAACCGGAGCGCCAGCAAGAGGTGAACGCACAGCAAAATACAATGAACTCTTAAGAATAGAAGAGGAACTGGCCGGAAGCGCCATCTATGCTGGTCGAAAGACATATGGGAATATTGTGAAAATATTCACTGCAGCACTAGATCTTTTCTAG
- a CDS encoding DNA topoisomerase I → MQRKTKSTRYGKSKCWLPSKYILVITEKPKAGRKIAEYLSENNARPLRCSYNNVPFWIVKAHKKYYVVGSAAGHLYGLTTDEKGFPVFSYYWAPLWKIDQGAKYTRKFLNALAFLAKNAEMYINACDYDIEGSVIGYLIIKNLGDERRALRAKFSALTRHDIQRAFRDLRPLDYEMIEAGLARHELDWLWGINVSRALMDAVKLATGKRITLSAGRVQSPTLKEAVNRTIKRNLFVPLPYFNIYVTLDLRGKRKRILVKTIQTKHEAEIIATNIRKKPIAKVIATISRKNTLEPPPPFNLGDLQAEASRIYRYDPHYTQEVAEQLYLEGLISYPRTNSQKIPPTIDVKSILKQLASLRQYREIVNEILIASRGLPRPRNGKKDDPAHPAIHPTSIPSSPLPKPMERIYDLIVRRFLASMLRPAIIVNLSSILRVADIYEIKISGGYIAESGWLDAYPYLKPKLEEIPLLEKGAALKVLRVEVRTELTRPPELHTKISLVKWMESVRIGTEATRARIVKLLFDRKYLVERSRKVYATDLGIVVAEVLERYFPLLVSVELTRQFEEKLESIRNGKLTRENVIKEAKTFLTQILTKYKQQSIKSAGIDLAKALGIIKPAKRCIICGRESVSNTLCKYHSNALTEILNSYNEWRKRLGTITFDQYIRKIATTKRSGIWVRDVANAIIEGKLHIDNTK, encoded by the coding sequence TTGCAGCGGAAAACTAAGAGTACAAGATATGGGAAAAGTAAGTGCTGGCTGCCTTCAAAATACATACTGGTCATTACCGAGAAACCAAAGGCTGGAAGGAAAATAGCTGAATACTTATCAGAAAATAATGCAAGGCCTCTGAGATGCTCTTATAACAATGTACCATTCTGGATAGTTAAGGCACATAAAAAATACTATGTTGTGGGAAGTGCTGCTGGCCACCTATATGGACTAACCACTGATGAAAAAGGATTCCCCGTATTCAGTTATTATTGGGCTCCTTTATGGAAGATAGATCAAGGAGCAAAGTACACGCGCAAGTTCTTAAATGCACTAGCTTTCTTAGCAAAAAACGCAGAAATGTATATAAATGCATGTGATTATGATATTGAAGGCAGTGTTATAGGTTACCTGATAATAAAGAACCTCGGCGATGAACGAAGAGCCTTAAGAGCAAAATTTAGTGCTCTTACAAGGCATGATATCCAGAGAGCATTCAGAGATCTCAGACCCTTAGATTATGAAATGATAGAAGCAGGGCTTGCCCGCCACGAGCTCGACTGGCTATGGGGCATCAATGTGAGTAGAGCACTAATGGATGCCGTCAAGCTAGCTACTGGTAAACGTATTACACTCAGTGCCGGGAGGGTGCAATCACCAACACTAAAAGAAGCTGTTAATAGAACTATTAAACGAAACCTCTTTGTACCCCTTCCCTATTTCAACATCTATGTAACCCTTGATCTTAGAGGTAAAAGGAAGCGAATACTAGTAAAGACTATTCAAACAAAACATGAGGCCGAGATAATAGCCACCAATATACGTAAGAAGCCTATTGCAAAAGTTATTGCAACGATTTCTAGGAAGAATACTCTTGAACCCCCACCTCCCTTTAATCTAGGCGATCTACAAGCTGAGGCGTCGCGAATTTATAGATACGATCCACACTACACCCAGGAAGTTGCTGAACAACTATATCTAGAAGGTCTTATAAGCTATCCGCGCACTAATAGCCAAAAAATCCCACCAACGATAGATGTCAAATCTATACTGAAACAACTAGCAAGTCTAAGACAATATAGAGAAATAGTCAACGAAATATTAATTGCTTCAAGGGGGTTGCCGCGGCCACGCAACGGTAAGAAAGATGACCCAGCACATCCCGCAATTCATCCTACTAGTATCCCGTCATCACCTCTTCCCAAACCTATGGAAAGAATCTATGACCTTATTGTGAGAAGGTTTCTTGCCTCAATGCTTAGACCTGCTATAATTGTTAATCTTTCAAGCATCCTTAGGGTAGCAGACATTTATGAAATAAAGATTTCGGGCGGATATATAGCTGAGAGCGGATGGCTAGATGCGTATCCGTATCTCAAGCCGAAACTTGAAGAGATACCTTTGCTAGAGAAAGGTGCCGCCTTGAAAGTGCTAAGGGTGGAGGTGCGAACAGAGCTTACAAGGCCGCCCGAACTTCATACAAAGATTAGTCTAGTCAAATGGATGGAAAGCGTACGTATAGGTACAGAAGCGACAAGAGCACGCATAGTTAAATTATTATTTGATCGAAAATACCTGGTTGAGCGAAGTAGAAAAGTCTATGCAACAGACCTCGGCATCGTAGTCGCAGAGGTTCTAGAAAGGTACTTCCCTCTTCTAGTTAGCGTTGAGCTAACACGTCAATTTGAGGAAAAACTTGAATCCATAAGAAACGGAAAACTTACAAGGGAAAATGTAATAAAAGAGGCGAAAACTTTTCTTACTCAAATACTTACAAAGTATAAGCAGCAATCAATAAAAAGCGCTGGAATAGACTTGGCAAAAGCTTTAGGAATAATCAAGCCGGCTAAGCGGTGTATTATTTGCGGCAGGGAATCTGTGTCTAATACTCTCTGCAAGTACCATAGCAATGCGTTAACCGAGATCCTAAACTCCTATAACGAATGGAGAAAGAGGCTAGGAACAATAACCTTTGATCAATATATTAGAAAAATTGCAACAACTAAGCGCTCTGGGATTTGGGTTCGTGACGTAGCAAACGCAATTATTGAAGGCAAGCTACACATAGATAATACTAAGTAG
- a CDS encoding signal peptidase I, whose protein sequence is MSYLLKKEGINLAIAILVVILVVFSVRILVVKITGVSSPIVVVKGISMLPTLYYGDLVVIHKVDPFDIKVGDIIVYKSEYRGELVIHRVIKIVKGPQCNPVCYITKGDNNVLSDAGSLQPINGISYDKVLGVVYTIEVDINGRSMEAPLRIPYIGLFVLMFR, encoded by the coding sequence TTGTCTTACTTATTAAAAAAGGAAGGCATCAACCTTGCCATAGCTATCCTAGTAGTTATCCTAGTAGTATTTTCTGTAAGAATCCTTGTTGTTAAAATAACTGGAGTAAGCTCCCCTATTGTTGTAGTTAAAGGAATTAGCATGTTACCAACACTCTATTACGGAGACTTAGTTGTAATTCATAAAGTTGATCCTTTTGATATAAAGGTCGGCGATATAATAGTGTATAAAAGCGAGTATAGAGGAGAACTCGTTATACATCGTGTGATAAAGATAGTGAAGGGGCCACAGTGTAATCCTGTATGTTACATAACTAAAGGCGATAATAATGTGCTAAGTGATGCTGGTTCTCTTCAACCCATTAATGGTATTAGTTATGACAAGGTACTTGGCGTTGTTTATACCATAGAGGTTGATATTAATGGGAGAAGCATGGAAGCTCCTCTAAGAATACCATATATTGGCTTATTTGTGCTTATGTTTAGGTAA